One region of Vibrio sp. FE10 genomic DNA includes:
- a CDS encoding DUF3299 domain-containing protein produces the protein MKKLIAFTLILLGAAFGANASTYEELSWDDLIPESEKTMQYNFGGEASAKQSLVRHAIRPELNQRKIRIAGYFVPLESDGETISQLLLVPYAGACIHVPPPPENQIIYVQFKEPMPIEKFQSVIYVSGTIKAEVTVNELANRVGYSLEGLEVEPYE, from the coding sequence ATGAAAAAACTTATTGCCTTCACATTGATTTTACTGGGTGCAGCGTTCGGTGCTAATGCCAGTACCTATGAAGAGCTCAGTTGGGATGACCTTATTCCAGAAAGTGAAAAGACGATGCAATATAACTTCGGAGGCGAAGCTTCCGCTAAGCAATCTCTAGTTAGACATGCAATTCGCCCTGAGTTGAATCAGAGAAAAATTAGGATTGCCGGATATTTTGTTCCATTAGAATCTGATGGTGAAACGATCTCGCAGCTCCTACTCGTTCCCTATGCGGGTGCGTGCATTCATGTGCCACCGCCACCAGAAAATCAAATCATTTATGTGCAATTCAAAGAGCCAATGCCTATAGAAAAATTCCAAAGCGTCATTTATGTGAGTGGGACCATCAAGGCAGAGGTTACGGTTAACGAGTTAGCAAATAGAGTGGGATATTCTTTGGAAGGCTTGGAAGTTGAGCCATACGAATAA